The following proteins are encoded in a genomic region of Necator americanus strain Aroian chromosome II, whole genome shotgun sequence:
- a CDS encoding hypothetical protein (NECATOR_CHRII.G5487.T1), protein MRLLLLVCVASVVDGMDLVSLGCVRNPSLSFCRAHAAKTAAAHTKINPEITQKDKEACAELRLEYVKVCAMSGQHKVDEKESEFCQAFENICFRIPKEEPDQVTVPSALRRELKPIDEDSKEAEDRTATDRQPEKKKKRIDFTKFCREFKNRYLFVCPDPFRFGQKAVVFCPIYSERCHVPLPDRPVVPTRKPPPGRRSSTVERVCRSYRGFAETYCNNPFTLSQPQYREGCEKYWRFCTRRNGR, encoded by the exons ATGCGACTACTTCTTCTTGTTTGTGTTGCCTCAGTCGTTGATGGCATGGATCTGGTGTCCCTGGGCTGCGTTCGGAATCCATCGCTGTCGTTTTGTAGAGCGCATGCAGCAAAGACAGCAGCCGCGCATACCAAGATCAACCCAGAAATCACACAAAAGGACAAG GAAGCATGTGCAGAACTGCGTCTGGAATACGTGAAGGTTTGTGCCATGTCCGGACAACACAAAGTGGATGAGAAAGAAAGCGAGTTCTGTCAAGCATTTGAGAACATTTGCTTCCGCATACCAAAAGAAGAGCCGGATCAAGTAACCGTTCC GTCAGCTCTCAGAAGAGAGCTGAAACCGATCGATGAAGATTCAAAGGAAGCCGAAGACAGGACTGCGACTGATAGGCA gcctgaaaagaagaaaaaacgcatTGATTTCACAAAGTTCTGCAGAGAATTCAAGAATCGCTATCTATTCGTTTGTCCTGACCCATTCAGATTTGGTCAGAAG GCTGTAGTGTTCTGTCCTATTTATTCTGAGCGATGCCATGTCCCTCTTCCCGACAGGCCAGTAGTTCCAACACGTAAGCCTCCGCCGGGAAGACGAAGCAGTACAGTCGAGCGTGTGTGCAGAAGTTATCG TGGATTCGCCGAGACGTACTGCAACAATCCATTCACGCTCAGTCAACCGCAGTATCGCGAAGGTTGTGAAAAGTATTGGCGATTCTGTACTCGACGAAATGGGCGATGA
- a CDS encoding hypothetical protein (NECATOR_CHRII.G5488.T1) yields the protein MPGCCQHKRGVHVRDSLPTLALTSGPPAATTGTPLSTTSSTRVTRAPDSRGLLWGSWCPTTRQFTLKCARDICASSQRQKRRGRAADQLLLHTAYITSSALRLQLEALGHKTVLYPPYFSVVSPSGYYFSQASKNFLKQKPFNAFNELKSAAELFFESQPPASGAGNGNLSERRSTMIEIHGEYIDG from the coding sequence ATGCCAGGCTGCTGCCAACATAAACGAGGAGTTCATGTGAGGGATTCACTACCCACACTAGCGTTAACGAGTGGTCCACCCGCTGCGACGACGGGAACTCCTCTTTCAACGACTTCCAGCACGCGAGTCACGCGCGCCCCGGATTCGCGGGGACTGCTGTGGGGGAGTTGGTGCCCGACAACCAGACAGTTCACACTAAAATGTGCACGCGACATCTGCGCGAGTTCACAGCGACAAAAGCGAAGGGGGCGTGCTGCCGATCAACTACTCCTCCACACCGCTTATATCACATCATCAGCTCTCCGCCTCCAGCTCGAAGCCCTGGGTCATAAAACGGTCCTTTACCCACCCTATTTCTCAGTCGTCTCCCCATCAGGATACTACTTCTCCCAGGCCTCTAAGAATTTCCTGAAGCAGAAACCGTTCAATGCTTTCAATGAGCTCAAATCCGCTGCtgagttgttctttgagtctcAGCCCCCAGCTTCTGGTGCGGGGAACGGTAACCTCTCAGAAAGAAGGAGCACTATGATAGAAATTCATGGTGAATACATTGACGGATGA
- a CDS encoding hypothetical protein (NECATOR_CHRII.G5487.T2) produces the protein MYAIAYAASLEALQWSIAVGIEVGPSLTAATPGGSRVPRSILIAALHRTASTATAYETAPPEKKKKRIDFTKFCREFKNRYLFVCPDPFRFGQKAVVFCPIYSERCHVPLPDRPVVPTRKPPPGRRSSTVERVCRSYRGFAETYCNNPFTLSQPQYREGCEKYWRFCTRRNGR, from the exons atgtacgcaattgcgtacgcagcttctctcgaagcgcttcagtggagcatagcggttggaatcgaggtgggaccatcactaACTGCAGCAACGCCCGGAGGTAGCAGAGTTCCTCGCTCAATCCTTAttgctgcgctccaccgcaccgcttcgaccgcaaccgcttacgaAACTGCACC gcctgaaaagaagaaaaaacgcatTGATTTCACAAAGTTCTGCAGAGAATTCAAGAATCGCTATCTATTCGTTTGTCCTGACCCATTCAGATTTGGTCAGAAG GCTGTAGTGTTCTGTCCTATTTATTCTGAGCGATGCCATGTCCCTCTTCCCGACAGGCCAGTAGTTCCAACACGTAAGCCTCCGCCGGGAAGACGAAGCAGTACAGTCGAGCGTGTGTGCAGAAGTTATCG TGGATTCGCCGAGACGTACTGCAACAATCCATTCACGCTCAGTCAACCGCAGTATCGCGAAGGTTGTGAAAAGTATTGGCGATTCTGTACTCGACGAAATGGGCGATGA
- a CDS encoding hypothetical protein (NECATOR_CHRII.G5489.T1), whose protein sequence is MSFLFLCLLLVTLAYSAPPIVPVKPDEIELLVAPKPRACVDGVDNVVQIADVEGATNRIRTQDVVVQLYDSKGKPTCYNGHAKIPLPGFVKLVKGKVIVTGPSDIRKSGEVLFTFTKKQLVGTLCSEGKPLNKLIPSEACRQTLYPEIGEDFTTMLSTPGTYDMEKIKETAGVGPMIPLPSINSAIKLIVRGDWQASLKIVSEGQSIAHIKVPSNGEWVYID, encoded by the exons ATGTCGtttctgtttctttgtttGCTTCTCGTCACACTCGCGTACTCTGCGCCTCCCATCGTCCCAGTGAAACCTGACGAAATAGAGCTCCTTGTCGCACCCAAACCACGCGCATGCGTGGATGGAGTGGATAACGTTGTACAAATCGCCGATGTCGAAGGAG CGACAAATCGTATTCGCACCCAGGACGTTGTTGTTCAGCTGTATGATTCGAAGGGGAAGCCAACATGCTATAATGGTCATGCGAAAATACCTCTACCAGGATTTGTCAAGCTTGTTAAAG GGAAGGTCATTGTCACCGGACCATCTGACATAAGAAAATCTGGAGAAGTGTTGTTTACTTTCACGAAGAAACAACTCGTCGGCACTTTATGTAGTGAAGGCAAACCGCTCAACAAGCTGATTCCAAGCGAGGCATG CCGTCAAACTTTGTACCCTGAGATTGGCGAAGATTTTACGACCATGCTCAGCACACCAGGCACCTATGACATGGAGAAG ATAAAAGAAACCGCCGGTGTGGGACCCATGATCCCGCTGCCTTCGATCAACAGCGCTATCAAATTAATTGTTAGG GGTGATTGGCAAGCATCTCTAAAGATCGTGTCAGAAGGACAATCCATCGCTCACATTAAAGTCCCGTCAAACGGCGAATGGGTGTATATCGATTGA
- a CDS encoding hypothetical protein (NECATOR_CHRII.G5490.T1), with amino-acid sequence MHLPFLIAFILLNGVEVQESSYANPWYGTNSANIRSGIVPEWGTAPVMNAGTLAPYVCGFNPFTRKCMDPQNYCPGRCMNFRYTYNTLYDCRCLVVK; translated from the exons ATGCATCTTCCGTTTCTTATTGCTTTCATATTGCTGAATGGTGTCGAAGTACAGGAATCGTCCTACGCAAATCCTTGGTACGGAACCAACTCA GCGAACATACGTTCAGGAATTGTCCCTGAATGGGGTACTGCTCCAGTGATGAACGCGGGTACACTGGCACCTTATGTTTGTGGATTCAATCCTTTTACCAG AAAGTGCATGGATCCACAAAATTATTGCCCTGGTCGTTGTATGAACTTCAGATACACGTATAACACTCTTTATGACTGTCGATGTCTTGTTGTAAAATAG